In Glandiceps talaboti chromosome 4, keGlaTala1.1, whole genome shotgun sequence, a single window of DNA contains:
- the LOC144434081 gene encoding uncharacterized protein LOC144434081, protein MEWTDPTPLPVNNIGYSTGWGSNGEFKFCVDEPVQECTNLKEFSTDTTYQYRYLASSSPVTRVDFKAKAKNDVHIALSDGPEDKPALYEIVIGGWGNTQSVIRRSKQGNTKIEASTPSILSPTEFRGFWITYNNGVIKVGKEGQAAFMEWTDPTPLPVNNIGYSTGWGSNGEFKFCVDEPVQECTNLKEFSTDTTYQYRYLASSSPVTRVDFKAKANNDVHIALSDGPEDKPALYEIVIGGWGNTQSVIRRSKQGNTKVEASTPSILSPTEFRGFWITYNNGVIKVGKEGHAAFMEWTDPTPLPVNNIGYSTGWGSNGEFKFCVDEPVQECTNLKEFSTDTTYQYRYLASSSPVTRVDFKAKAKNDVHIALSDGPEDKPALYEIVIGGWGNTQSVIRRSKQGNTKIEASTPSILSPTEFRGFWITYNNGVIKVGKEGQAAFMEWTDPTPLPVNNIGYSTGWGSNGEFKFCVDEPVQECTNLKEFSTDTTYQYRYLASSSPVTRVDFKAKANNDVHIALSDGPEDKPALYEIVIGGWGNTQSVIRRSKQGNTKVEASTPSILSPTEFRGFWITYNNGVIKVGKEGHAAFMEWTDPTPLPVNNIGYSTGWGSNGEFKFCVDEPVQECTNLKEFSTDTTYQYRYLASSSPVTRVDFKAKAKNDVHIALSDGPEDKPALYEIVIGGWGNTQSVIRRSKQGNTKIEASTPSILSPTEFRGFWITYNNGVIKVGKEGQAAFMEWTDPTPLPVNNIGYSTGWGSNGEFKFCVDEPVQVVKTR, encoded by the exons ATGGAATGGACTGATCCCACTCCTTTACCTGTTAACAACATTGGATATTCCACTGGCTGGGGAAGTAATGGAGAATTCAAGTTCTGCGTCGATGAACCTGTCCAAG AATGCACAAACCTAAAGGAATTTTCTACCGATACCACATATCAATACCGGTATCTTGCATCATCATCACCTGTTACACGTGTTGACTTCAAAGCCAAGGCAAAGAACGATGTCCATATTGCACTCTCTGATGGACCAGAGGATAAGCCTGCCTTGTACGAGATTGTTATTGGAGGATGGGGAAATACGCAATCAGTCATACGACGTAGTAAACAGGGCAATACCAAAATAGAAGCAAGTACTCCTAGCATCCTGTCACCAACTGAATTCAGAGGATTTTGGATAACCTACAATAATGGTGTTATCAAGGTTGGAAAAGAAGGCCAGGCAGCATTTATGGAATGGACTGATCCCACTCCTTTACCTGTTAACAACATTGGATATTCCACTGGCTGGGGAAGTAATGGAGAATTCAAGTTCTGCGTTGATGAACCTGTCCAAG AATGCACAAACCTAAAGGAATTTTCTACCGATACCACATATCAATACCGGTATCTTGCATCATCATCACCTGTTACACGTGTTGACTTCAAAGCCAAGGCAAATAACGATGTCCACATTGCACTCTCTGATGGACCAGAGGATAAGCCTGCCTTGTACGAGATTGTTATTGGAGGATGGGGAAATACGCAATCAGTCATACGACGTAGTAAACAGGGCAATACCAAAGTAGAAGCAAGTACTCCTAGCATCCTGTCACCAACTGAATTCAGAGGATTTTGGATAACCTACAATAATGGTGTTATCAAGGTTGGAAAAGAAGGCCATGCAGCATTTATGGAATGGACTGATCCCACTCCTTTACCTGTTAACAACATTGGATATTCCACTGGCTGGGGAAGTAATGGAGAATTCAAGTTCTGCGTCGATGAACCTGTCCAAG AATGCACAAACCTAAAGGAATTTTCTACCGATACCACATATCAATACCGGTATCTTGCATCATCATCACCTGTTACACGTGTTGACTTCAAAGCCAAGGCAAAGAACGATGTCCATATTGCACTCTCTGATGGACCAGAGGATAAGCCTGCCTTGTACGAGATTGTTATTGGAGGATGGGGAAATACGCAATCAGTCATACGACGTAGTAAACAGGGCAATACCAAAATAGAAGCAAGTACTCCTAGCATCCTGTCACCAACTGAATTCAGAGGATTTTGGATAACCTACAATAATGGTGTTATCAAGGTTGGAAAAGAAGGCCAGGCAGCATTTATGGAATGGACTGATCCCACTCCTTTACCTGTTAACAACATTGGATATTCCACTGGCTGGGGAAGTAATGGAGAATTCAAGTTCTGCGTTGATGAACCTGTCCAAG AATGCACAAACCTAAAGGAATTTTCTACCGATACCACATATCAATACCGGTATCTTGCATCATCATCACCTGTTACACGTGTTGACTTCAAAGCCAAGGCAAATAACGATGTCCACATTGCACTCTCTGATGGACCAGAGGATAAGCCTGCCTTGTACGAGATTGTTATTGGAGGATGGGGAAATACGCAATCAGTCATACGACGTAGTAAACAGGGCAATACCAAAGTAGAAGCAAGTACTCCTAGCATCCTGTCACCAACTGAATTCAGAGGATTTTGGATAACCTACAATAATGGTGTTATCAAGGTTGGAAAAGAAGGCCATGCAGCATTTATGGAATGGACTGATCCCACTCCTTTACCTGTTAACAACATTGGATATTCCACTGGCTGGGGAAGTAATGGAGAATTCAAGTTCTGCGTCGATGAACCTGTCCAAG AATGCACAAACCTAAAGGAATTTTCTACCGATACCACATATCAATACCGGTATCTTGCATCATCATCACCTGTTACACGTGTTGACTTCAAAGCCAAGGCAAAGAACGATGTCCATATTGCACTCTCTGATGGACCAGAGGATAAGCCTGCCTTGTACGAGATTGTTATTGGAGGATGGGGAAATACGCAATCAGTCATACGACGTAGTAAACAGGGCAATACCAAAATAGAAGCAAGTACTCCTAGCATCCTGTCACCAACTGAATTCAGAGGATTTTGGATAACCTACAATAATGGTGTTATCAAGGTTGGAAAAGAAGGCCAGGCAGCATTTATGGAATGGACTGATCCCACTCCTTTACCTGTTAACAACATTGGATATTCCACTGGCTGGGGAAGTAATGGAGAATTCAAGTTCTGCGTTGATGAACCTGTCCAAG TTGTCAAGACTAGATGA